The Salvelinus namaycush isolate Seneca chromosome 11, SaNama_1.0, whole genome shotgun sequence DNA window TCAGATCAGCCAACAGAAAATAAGTATAGCTGAGGTAACATAACTAAtgttacctagctaactagctagcgatctagctacatttttaaaaactaaaccaaaatctagctagctagctttcagaATAGGCTGTCTAGACATTCCAAAGCGAATCAATGTAATTAGCCAGCTGCGATCTGGCGGTGTGATTTGTAACtttgcaagctaacgttagcttcgtTCGGTTACAGCCTACCGGACCGTATCtcaccgttagctagctaactaactaccgCAGAAGCTAACGTGGAGTTCGATCAACATCTGCAGCGGCATCAACTAGTTTAATTCACCTTGCTAAATCTTTCCACAATGAGCAAATACATATACTGGAGCTAGGCAATAACATAgtctgtgttttatttattttactaggcaagtcagttaagaacaaattcttattttcaatgacggcctaggaacagtgggttcatgGGCAGAACACTGCCTGTTCAcgggcagaatgacatatttgcaccttgtcagctcggggatttgaacttgcaacctttcggttactagtccaacgctctaagacctaggctaccctgccgcaccATGTCTTGTTGTCATAGTTGGTGTGTTTACAAGTAGGCTACATTGTCTACTGTAGTTTTCTCTGTATTGTTCATGCAAGACTTGAAGTCTAAATTGGAGAAAAGGAGGTATTAGTAAGAAGGGAATGGTGTGGGTGATGGATTGATGTCTGTTGGGGGTGGGAATTGTGTGTGAAGGTTAGTAGGCATGATTTATTGACATGAGGGGGCTGGGTGGATATAGTACCTTGTttgagtgtgtattgatggggacaAGGTAGTAAAATGTTAGCTAATTACTGACTACTGTGTTTCCTACAGACTAACCCTGCTGCTGATGACGACCTTAACACCGGCTTCAGTAGTACAGAGCCTGTAGACCCATTGGATGAAAGCCTTCAGCCGAGAATAAGCTCAAGCTCAACATCATCTGACTCGGAAACAATCCAGGACAGCCAAAGGTATTTATGAAAGCACAATATCCTATTTAGAAAACAAAATCACCAATACACTAAACTGTCTACAAGCCAAGTGCTCCTAAAACGTTTCACACCCTTGCAGTCAGTTCTTTGGCACGGTGGAAAGCGGCTGTTAGTGTACGCTTCTAGCCTATTTACTCTATGGTTGGCAGTGCTTGTCTACTCAACAGCACAGCTGTTGGTGctcatacacaacaatacacgacTAGACTGTCAACAAGTCAAGCCCCCCTCAAACTTTACACACCTTTGCTAACAGCTCATCTCAATGCCCCATTATTGACTCTGAGTGCAACAAAACAAATACCAGTCTACTGTACCATTTTTTTGTTTACAGATGAACATGTTTTTTGTATGGTTACACATCCTAATGATCAGTCTTAATGTCTTTCGAGGAGACTTGCAGTACAAACAAATCTTCTGCAAGAGCTCGAAGCAGTTGGTGGTGAAAAAGTGTACGAGCCCAGAACCCACCACTTCAGCGAGAGGCTTGTCCACCTAGCTGTGGAGTGCAGAAAGGACCATATGGTTGCCTACAAGGAGCCAGAGTCACAGCTCCCTAAACCTAAAATCCTTGCCAACATCGCCATTGCGCCAAAGTCTTCTAAACCAGCTGCCATTAACCAACATAAGACAAGGTTCACCAGCTGAACCATTCTGAAACCTGCTTTGAACAAACAACTAACAACTAACACAACATCCATATACAGTTAGACTTACTGTATATTGTAGTACAATATAGAATGCCTAGTATGCTCACAACTGCATTGTGGTATAAATATTGCTAACTCTTGTACATACGTATAATGGTGTTCTATATAATCCATTTTTTATGTTTACTGACAAGTGACTAAATTATACCAGCAATCAGTAAAGAGTTGACTTCAACGTCTGGATCAATTTATTGCGATATTCactaaatgtatttggataaacTAGCTACAATCTTACTGCTAAAACAaatgttgcagggtatcacttaAACTTTCATTTGTTGGTAAGTAAACTTGTTTCAATAAAACAGTTGATTAGTCTGTCGATATAGCAAAGAAGTAGACATGGCTTGTATTCAAGACAAAGTATTTGCTCTGGAGACTGAGGTGAGTTTACACAGTAGTATGCAGGAACAGTTACGGCAATGTATGACATATATACAGTAGCGGAAAAATACACTACTAACGCCTATAATACATACTACAGTTCTGCAAAGGGAATACTGATATTTGGTGTTTTTGAGTGGTGCAGTGAGTCATTTTTATTGCGGTTATGGGACCTTTCACATCTTCCCTTGAGTCATCAACTTCTTTGTATCCAAGCTGTACTGTCTGAGAGAAAGactggtaccaattatatgcatatcctggcttcagggcctgagcaacaggcagtttactttgagcACGTTTTCAGACAGGAagaggagaaaaaaggggcctagccctaagaagttatgGGACCTTTCACATCTCTTGAGAGTCATCAACTTCTTTGTATCCAAGCTGTATTGTCTGTGAGAGAAAGACAAAAAAACTATTAGACATTCATGGGCAATCATTGTGTACTGTCTGTATTCCTACTGTATCAGCATGGTGTAGAATATGAGACATCTCACAGACATAGCTAGCTAGTGTGACGTACACATAACGTATGGTCACATTTGTGTTTATGTATTGTTTCTTTGTATTGGGGAAGAATGCTTTTACTGAAATGTCAGTCCTCCAAGGTCTCGCCATTGCGATGCATTTATACTACTGTTGGCCAGTAGGGGCAGTGAGACGTGTTAGCTTCGCACTGGGACTATATGCGATCCTGCACCTGTGTGTTCTCATAATTGAGAGAACCTTTGAAAGAGAAGCCACGTTCTCCTGTTTCATCATTTATCCTGTGTTACAGGAACTATTATCTGCTGCACCAGTCCCAAAACTGGGACCTGTGACTCTAGCTATAACACACAGGTATAGTCACTCCAAGACTAATATGAGTCataaagccaaagtcattcctttATTCTTTGTCATCGTCATTAAAACATTTCTCCAGTTTTGCTCCTAATGAGATGTACTGAGGCTAGCTagtctagttagctagctagctattccgttagactacagtacattttaGGTATagcaaacaaagctagctagctaaacttaGCTAGCTTAGCTTGAAGTGGTACTAGCAAGCCCCGTTACGGCCAAATCGATCATGaaattgtactgtactgaacaacACTGCCTTGTGTAAAAAGAGAGCTTATATTGCTAGTAGTGCTGAGCAGTTAGTGATTTTTGAGATCGGTTCGGTTTCGTTACGATTATTCAAAAAATATATCAAGGTTTTCAATTTAGGTTTCAATTATTATCTGTTACATTAAATGCTCTacgcattatgtgggttgaatgctgtaacaacacagaattgtcacgtcctgaccttagttccttttttatgtctctattttggtttggtcagggcgtgagttggggtgggcattctatgttttctatttctatgtgtttggcctggtatggttcccaatcagaggcagctgtcaatcgttgtctctgattgagaaccatacttaggtagccttttcccacctggtgtttgtgggtagttgtttcctgttttgtgttgtgtcacctttcaggactgttttgattttcgttgtttcacttttgttattttgtgtttagtgttcagttataatacatttaacatggacacgtaccacgctgcattttggtccgatctttcctGTTCTTCAGATGAAGATCGTTACAAGAATAtaacaattaataaaagtcccatgatggtagtgactgcccattactgcttatcacttaacTATCACCTATTCACAATAATTTactttaataaaacatttcagttattgtgtatattacatttgttttcttTGATTACTTTATTATATAATTACAAGTAATCACCTCCTTTCTATAGAGTTGCTGGCTATGACTGACAAAATccctattttagtagttcttcaaagtaaataaggcatacttttatgactgctaaATACTAACTATCAGTCatttagatcatgtattttcaggtagagatacctcgtgAAGCAACTGCTCCCCTCTCCATCacgcattcttctgtctcttttacattgCAGGCATTAACTAAAATGGAAAGAGGAATCCTTAGAAGCAGCCATTGTGATTATTTAGCAATCTCGGATAAACAGTGCCGGGTAACAAAGCTCCCGTTAACCTGTAAACTAGTACCACCCCATTTTGAAAAGCCTGCCTTTGAGGGTGGGAACAAGGAAGTAGGTCTCCGGTCAGGATGTAGTCTTTACAAAGCCAGGGAAAATGAGGCAACCTAGATAACATGCAATGTCCTGGCAGATAGGAACATCATTGAAATGTCCAATGGCTCTATTGAataaggacaaccatatctattAGCCACTAACAATatccagccaaccttttgatacaggacgCAGTATCAAAACTGTCACCTGTAACAAAACAAAGGGCACGATGGTAGatggcatccaaaggtttaagagtagcaTCAGAAGCACTTTGataaataatatcaccataatcaagaacatataaaaggttgactgaataatctgcttcctaCTGCTTAGAGTGAGGATCTGTTTCTGTAGAAAAAGCCAACTTTAAATCTTAGCTTCTTACCCCATCAATcacgatggcctgagttctgtcactaagataatcatgaAACCATGAACAGGCATCAGAGCTCAGGCCCTATTcaattaaatagcatgatcaacagTATCAGGTCCATAAACAAAGCAGTACATTTCAGTTTAGTGTCTAAAACATTGACAAGATCATTAACAACTAAAGTGGTTGCTGTAATCGTGCTATGGcgaggcctaaaccctgattggtttacattcaaaatacatttctcagaTAAAAAAGAGCAAAGTTGTACATTTACCAAGGATTCAAGAATCTTAGCTAGACAAGGAAGCCTTGAAATGGGGTGATTATTATTAACATCAGTACTGTTATTAagatcactactactactatgtagTGAGACTTGGGGGAAAAAAACCCTAATGGATGTCTAGCAGTGAAGTTTCCCTTTAAGACCGCTGCAGTGCGTCTCATCTTATGTATCTGAAGTGGGCTTTAGGCATTAACACATTTTAGTAAAGCAGTTTAGTTGCATGAAATGACGACAAACACCAAAACATATATCAAAGGAATGTTTATTCAGAGGATAGCAATTCCACACAAACAGATCCCATTACCAATAGTTCAACTCCAAATTAttccagttttttttttgttgcatcaACCTCAAAATCCTTCAAAAACAATTAGCAAAATTCATGGTGaaagagaaaaacaaaaacatggGTAACAACAGTAAAATATGTGCTCTTAAATATGAGCGTCGACAATGGTGTTGGGGGAAAAGTGGGAGAGGGGAGGGACGTCTTAGACGTAGGCTTTGGTGGAGTCCGGCTCAGACCTGGCGGCAGGTGCGTAGATCGTTTTAGGCTGACTTGTTGCGTAGTACCCTCTGGATTACATCAAAGACAGAACAGAAGGTCAGAGAGGCggcagacaaactaaacaacagGTGAAAAAGTGGCACAAAACGTAACTGAGACAAAACAAGTGGACTGAACAACATTCAAAGTGAAGCTTAAGGAAAAACAAGGGAGGCAGACGAAACACATGAAACAAGTGAGACATAGAAGTAGAAGACCAAAAAAGGACATGTGACAGTGAGGTAGGTTACAGTAGTGTTTCTCAACTCCAGTCCTCGTGTACCCCACATTTGAGTTTAATGAGGTATGCTTGAGTGGGTCTAGAACAAAACATTTGTAACATGGAGGGGTAATCAAGAAGTGGAGTTTAAGAACGCTGAACTACAGGGTATGTGAAGGTACTGATGAGAGGCGAAGGAAGTCGAATGAAAGACCTACGCTTTAGGCTTATCACTTTTCGCCCTCTTGCAGGCACAGCAGAGAAGAGATCCTCCCAGCATGGACAGAGAGGCTGCGCCCCAGCCCAGGAAGAGACCAGTGCCCAACTCAAAcctgcacacaaaaaaaaatcaGTAAGGAACAAAACAATATTTCTGTAGTTATGTATTATTATGTGAATCAAAGGGTGTGTCACATCTTCTATGTGTATGAATTTAATTTACTTTTGTGGTTGCTGAAAAAATTGTTTTGCTTGGTCTTTCCACTTACTTCACCCCACCAAAGAATGGGTTGTTAAAGTCCTGTACAACTCGGGTGGCGTACCAAGAACAGCAAATCAACTCGCAGAGACCTGTAGAAGAGAAAGACACTTTCTATGAGAGAGATGAAGAGCAGAAGAGACATGTGAGGttagggaaggagggaaggaaagaaagaggaaGGTAGACAGAAAAAGGAACATGGGAGAGAACATGGAAAGCTGAAACGAAACAGAATGAAGAAACGAGAGGTGAAGGTGTAAAGGGGGTGGGAAGGGAAAAAATGGGATGATAGCAAGATGAGAGAGAAGTGAACCACGGTGAACAAAATAAAGACGTGAAAAAGGGACCCGATGACAAAACAAGAAAAATATATCTGACAGGACACCTCTTACTCTGACGCTGGGTAACGTATATCAGAACAGTTAGGGATATCAAATTCTGTTAACTTTTCCAAACGTAATGAGTTTTTCAGAAAAACAGGAACCATAGGAAAGTTTCTGCAACTTTGCAACAATAGGTAGTAAATCTGAACTCACCAGCGAGGATAAAGAGACATCCACCAGTCACGGCAATCTTGGCCTTTGCCTGCTCCGTGGCACTGCCAATCTTAATGCACTTTAGCCCCAGCAGAGACACGATCATAGACACCAGCCCTAAGAGCAGAGTGATGATCATCAGGGCACGGCTCGCCTGTACATGGCctgaggggaggggaagggagggaagagagagacgagaggaagAGTTGCATATTAAAACACAGCTACACATCAGCTACACAACATTAAGTTGGAGAGTCATTTGTCAGCTTAATTTGGAAActgtatacatatacatacataattACTGGTTTGTTGGTGGACTAGACTAAGACAATGGTAGACATTTTCAAAGGAGTACTATCAAATGTCCCAAGAAATAGACACAATGCAGAGAACATGTCCTTTATAAATGGCAAGGAACTGTATTCTGAACATGAAAAAATAGCATACTTATGCTAAAGGTGAAACTTAACAAAACATCCCAGGATATGTCCATAGTGGTATTgtaataacatttttaaaaaatcccAGCCCATCACATTTCTAAACTGAATTTAATATGACCAATTTTCAGCAGTTACTCATAAGGTTGTTATTAGCTAGTTGATATATTTTTGCAATtcaacaatatactgtatactgtatcaaTCTACAAATCACCCTTTAGATTGCAGATAACTGCTATCAAAGCCAAACACCTAATAACCAAGTTTAATTTCTGTCTATAATTAGATCTGCTACTTTGACACTGGCCAAGGTGCAGTAGCTTCCCTCCATTTCCTTGTCATAGGAGCACAAAATGTCCACCATTTTGACACACATCACTGGCAttaggaaggagagaaagatagagattcAATTCTAGAAGAGAATTCAAATGTGACCTAGCGGTTaaagctttgggccagtaactgaaaagtcgctggttcgaatacccgacACGACAACATCTGTcaatgtgcctttgagcaaggctgTTAACCCAAATTTGGACCAGGGGTGCTgcactactatggctgaccctgtaaactgCACCTTATCTGAAACTTTCTTAAGGAGTTAACATTATTTTAAAGTACATTTAGGCGGGAAAGCAGTAGGTCCGAAATGCACCCAAAGGATGTTCATATTAACCTTTTTCATGAAAGCTCACAGAAAACAATGCAAAGATACATTTATCTTCTTGCCATGGTAGAAAGTAATTGGACATAATTATTGTTAATAGTTACATTATCTTAATTTAACCATATCAGATATAGGCACAGGTGTGCCCTGACATCTCCCCACCAAAGATGCCAGTCATTCTAAGACTGGCAATGCTGGGACTTGTTCAGTAAAGCACACCaaaagaaaaacattttaaaaacattttgcaattgACAACGAGAATTAGTGTCATTTGACCAATTCAGGTTGTACCTCCGCATTTACACTCCGTT harbors:
- the cldn15la gene encoding claudin 15-like a, with translation MSTAVEATGFFMCIASWLITGTALANDYWKVSSVSGSVIISTRQYENLWHSCAEDSSGIAECRDFESLLGLPGHVQASRALMIITLLLGLVSMIVSLLGLKCIKIGSATEQAKAKIAVTGGCLFILAGLCELICCSWYATRVVQDFNNPFFGGVKFELGTGLFLGWGAASLSMLGGSLLCCACKRAKSDKPKAGYYATSQPKTIYAPAARSEPDSTKAYV